Genomic segment of Arctopsyche grandis isolate Sample6627 chromosome 11, ASM5162203v2, whole genome shotgun sequence:
CCCGTGACTCAGCGTCGTCTCGTCTCCCCTCACcgccacccccacccccacccccaccccaacCTCAGCCGGCACACGCCCATCTCCACCGCGCCTCTTCATTCATCAACTCGATGAATGAGGAATTACTATTTTTGGTCTAACGAGTTATATTCACACCCTCGCACCGATTTTTCCCGTtcgtcatttttattttccgtTGCACATTTGGACGCGGAGCCTTATCGTGCTCGTGTGCAAATCGCCGAAGGACCATTTGTTATGTGTGAATTATTTGCACTTTCCGTTCTGCCATACGATTGCGAGTTTAAACAGATGACACATTGTTATTTTGGTACCATTGGTAACATCTCTCGCAACTTTCGTGCCGGCTGAAGACTTTTCAAAGGAAACTAGTTTTTATGCACTCGTGCTTACGGTCGATAAATGACTGTCGAACTCATTCAGTTTTacgtattcatttattcattcattttcaCGCGCTGAATGTGTTCCCTTTTTATTTACAAGGTTTTATTTAAAGGTCGCCTTATCGTTATGAATGTGTGTAGCCGATTGTGAGTGAAAAACCGCATGTCCTTTATCTTGGCTGTGCGATTTCATTTGAGGCCGTTTGTAATAAAATcgataaaatggaaaattttcctttttttattaaatttaatttattgtgcAAATTTTTCAGTGAGAAAAAAAGTGTTTCCATATCATCCATTTGAAGCTTTGAAAATCGTATTTAGAATTAGAAATTtacgtcatcatcatcatatacagccgctcaccatccactgctggatgaaggcctctccaacacgcttccactcatctctgttttgcgcaactctcatccatctcaccccacacattttcctaatttcgtttaccCATCTATCATGCggtcttttacccttttgcattctttcgggtacaattctagtacttcttttgtccattcttctagccacatggaAGAAtaaacgaaaggtggacaaaggaAGAAATTagcataaatttaatttcagttcaAATATTTTGCTTCAAAATTGAAGACGACTAATATACCAggattttaataaataagttttcTTTGATATATTCGTTATCGCAATTTGAAAATCTGATAAATACGGTAGAACTTCGATTACCCAAATTGAATGTGGATTTAGATTGTGTGGATAATAAAAAATCCAAATAACCGAGAGGAGAAAATAGATAAACTAACGTTTTTTTCGCTTAAAAGTAGTGTtggtatttcaaaaaatattccaCATAAAAATCCGCtgtttttatcttaaaaaatatatttattttgttcattttgaATAATTGACGATCTACTTGCCGTTTAGCAATTATAGAAAGCTTTGAAATTAAACGAACATATTAACTTCAAATGTTATACAAAGTTTAATGCACTCAAAGGAGTATGGAACTGTGCATGCTCAGCATAATGAGGAATGATAGAAaccggaatacgtggatgagaagtatgaaaagggtAGTGGATTTAGTggaaagagtgaagagattgaaatggtaacgGGCAGGTCATATAATGGAGAAAAGAAGtgttggaatggtacccgaaagaatgttaAAGGTgaaaggaaaatgtgtgggatatagtggagagattgATACGGCAAtgagtgggtcacgtagctagaagaagtgctagaatgctaCCCAAAAGAATGTAAAAAGGTGAAGGGAAAACCGCAAAGAAGAtgtgtagacgaaattaggagaatgtgtggggtgagatgaatgagagttacGCAAAACAAACGAACGGATGTAAATGAAACTCCAAAACCAAATTTATTTATCTTGTACTTTTTAAAGGGCCACGAACATTTTTCTAAATTCTAATGTATTTTGCTTTAATAGTTGATTGACTGAATCATATTTTAGTATTCATACAggattaattgtaaaattttatatgtgttTACCATTTATGCGAAGAAAACTTATCTACTTCATTATAGCACACCGGAAGAATtgctgataaaaatatttatacacgtTTTTCGATTAGAATATAATAGTTGTGTTAAAATGTCATAATgagataattttttatttacttccaGTTCTTTTTTAATTGTGCAACATGTCGAACGAAAAGGAAGTCGCCGTGACTCCCGACGATGGTGAAGTAGAAGTCGACTCTACTTACAAACCGCCTCCAGAGAAGTCCCTCAGTGACATAATTGCCGCAGATCCCGAAGACGAGTCGCTCAGGAAATATAAGGAGGCGTTGTTGGGACAAGCTCAACAAGGACTAGTCATCGTCGGTGTGTATTATCAAccttatttgaatatgaaatgtTTGGTGTGTTCCCTCGACTACTACTTGTACATGTACTAATTTGTGATATTTAACTTTTGAGTCAATTTTGGTTATTTCCTATATAGTTGGTATAtcctttttttcttattatttttacagaGCCGTCCGATCCGAGAAAGGTTATTGTGAAAAAGCTTGCTTTGTGTGTTCAGGGTCGTGACGATCTCGAACTTGACCTAACTGGCGATATTAACGACCTCAAAAAACAGGTCAATTCACATTAAacctttttgtatatatattgtagaaaatttttcaaaaaattttatattgctcACTATATAATcattgtgtttatttatttattttttattattttttcaggtgTTTACGATCAAAGATGGTGTTCAGTATAAAATACGTATAGATTTTATTGTGCAGCGTGAAATAGTGCACGGTTTGAAATACGTTCAAAAGATATACAGGCTCGGAGTTCCAGGTAAAATATTTCAACggaataaataattacttaaaatctattcatattcatttatctttttttaattgtatacacGGTCAGCTCTTAAACTTTtaacatttgtttatttttacattgctATCGtggatatatttacataggaaCTGGTATGTATTAAATTGTCAATGTAGATTTGATTAAAGTGTAACATCTCgacatttaattgaatttgtaaAGTTTGTTCGCGAGTTCGTATGCGAGCTTCAGTGTGACTTGCATATTAAGTATTTTTGATTGAGAGTGGAAATATGTGTAGACATTAACATTGCTCACATCTCCTTATCGAGCGCACAATGCTTAAAGTTGTATATGCTCGCTGTGGagtgtttataaaatatgtacatatgtacgtacgagtCAGTTTTGGTTTTAAACGTTTACATGCAATTTCAGTTGACAAGATGGTCCACATGGTGGGTTCTTATCCTCCCAAGGCTGAAATTCAATCGTACACCACACCCCCGGAAGATGCCCCGTCCGGAATGATATCCCGAGGATCGTACACGGTGAACAGCCTCTTCACCGACGACGATAAAAATCGACATCTCCAATGGGAGTGGGCTTTCGAAATCAAGAAGGATTGGAAAGATTAAATGCATCACCGACGGTTGCGAGTTTTAGGGAGCATGGTTTGAGAATTGTAAAATCTAAATACttccaattttccaaaaaagacTTATTAGTAACCTTGTCACCATTAcctaaaattaatgtaatttagATTATTGAATAGTTTCAGTTGTGATTATATTTAAcgtggtattatattttatagttcCTTTTTGGTTGCGGCGTCGTATGCCGTAAGGGATGTATTGCTTATTTCACTGTTAATGCGTTTCAACGTTTCCCATTCATtggtttgaataattttatggaGCTAAATTACGGTATATGCTGTTAACCttagtttaattatttaaaggtTAACTATTACAAGTCAATaagaagaatatacatatatggtgagtAGTATAAACAGTTTTATACCGATGGGTTGTATTGGGTAGTAAGTGTTTATATACTCGGACGTAATTGAGACAATGTTACTTAAATATAAGATGCTCAGATCAATATTGAAGTTgctcatatattaatttataaatgtgtttttatgataaatttaCGATTCAATCAAATAGTAATTGCATATACTGGTGACTTGCAATCTACACTTTAAgattgctatttttattatttcatttaatgttttgcttattgtcatttttttttttgattcattaaaatcatttaaaattagacaATTGTGTCCAATTATATAGAAAGcaagtatgtaatatttttacatatacatatatatagtttttacttgattttgaatgtttttattttttatatgttttatactTTTAACAAATTCTGCGTGTTTCATCCATACCCTTTTTTGTGGTTGTGtacgaaatgaataaaataaacatatgcaTTATTTACACATATAGAACTGTGTTGGCTGTTGCCGTCTGTGATAAAACTGTATGCAAGTATTTTGTCTTGGTTTTTTAGTGACTTGTAAAAATAACGCGAAATGTTTCAATGGAAGATGTCCCGAAGAAGGCTGCAGTCAACACTTATAGAATTCAAAATGTAAAAGATATagagtaatatatatatatttatacaaaatgctTAACTGTATATTGACTATGTACAATACTTTGCGTGTGATGATTTGCACAAAAATTTGCCTTAAAGTGTATTAGCATATTGGGTTTATTGCAATAATTCTGCAATAAGTTAGGCAGGTGATAATGTCAGCCATATTTTTGtgtcataaaatataaaagattttGATCCTATTAaatgcaataaattattttaagaatacGCTTAACGTCAATCGTATTATGCTAACGTGTTTATTTTTCCCGTTTCATATGctgtacttattttattttagtgatTCATTTTCAGTCGTATATTTCGTTCTCTGCATAGCGTAGTCTTgatatcaatgtgatgaatgGGTATGAGACATATCTATTTTTTCatatgaatttatgtatatcaCCGCTGTAGGTGAAATAAATGGAAACAGTATTAAGTATACCCTCAAGGTTGTAACTTTTTCTATTGCTAAAGCTAAAAAAAAGCTTGGAGCGTTGTATTAACATGATaagacatacaaatatacaaattcccTATTTGTAAGTGAACTATGTTTTTGATACCTTTACCGATGGAAACAACTTCAATGATATGTATACTAAGTCAAAGTTGAATGTATTTTGACAATTCCAgagtatttttgcatttttgtcAATTCATAAATGAGTTTAAAATTTAAGATGAGGCTTTCCGAATTCAATTACAGATTTGTAGACGTCAGAGTAAACTTTGTATCGGAATAATTGTGAGTGCAATTCCTTTAAATCTTTGAtggtttgtaattttaattaagaatTAGCTTCCCTGAAgtctgaatatattatatttagctaTTGAGTTataccaaaaataaatatttttaaaaacagtaATTGATATCTTTggtgttttttttcaaataattgtatacatttaatgtatacaaaaaaaaaatctattgataaaaatgaaacaagCTTATAGTAGGAATAATCTTTTTtgctatatatattttattaaaattatgtgtTAATGATCCaaacaaatatattatgtattttttccaattatatatgtatatatgaatacagAGATTAGttgcatctatttttgtctCATGTTGCATTTCAATTATTGTGCGCTCTAAATAAGATTGTTTTCATATGTTTAATAACCCTGGTGCCTCTTTAAGTGCTATATACGTATGATATACCTGAATAGCTTATTTATACCCAATGCAttgtgtaatacatacataattctaaATGCTCACGTTCGTTAAGAATTTTCTACCCATTTTCATTGTTTGTGTGTCAgcgaaaaattgtattttataaaaatgtagaaaaacccattaaaaaaatacataatatatctgcctgttttattacaaacagtttccttttttaaattttgaaacatgTCTTTGATCAAAAGAAGTTATGTACGTCAGTTCTCGGACAGATTGCAGTCAGTCGACAGGGTGCACCAGTTCCATCTTGAATCTTCATTGGCATTACTATGATCGTACAAAGACTACCTAAAATCAAAGAATGTATTGATTATTCAATGCAACAAACTGACCAACTCCTTAAATGGATTGTGACTTCAGAACAGatagaaattttttaattatatacgcATTTTCATCGACAAAAATGGTAGCCCAAAAACATTTCAACTAACATTTGCTATATGATAAGATAATGAAGGACCCATGACtgaacttataaaaataataaatttatttaatactagtaaTTGCGGTAAactcgcaattcggatcaatggAATCAATAATtaagaattaaattaattttttttaaaaaaaattcttttgtttttgtcggccaATCATGTGAAtgaagtgatatgccgcgtgtctttccacgatatacgatttcaAGGGGAGATAGAGACAGCATGTTAGACAATCAAACGCACGCATTaggctattattatatacgattagTGATTCCAATaatggtatttgtaatataaacctcttaaacatggcaaatctaagagtaaacattaatttcttttttttattaaatttatttgaatagaaaaaaattaatatttgttatatatataaGGTAATTACTTGGCAGAGTTTTCTCTAAGTTTACATTTTCCAACATGAAAATGTTTTTAGCTGCAAAGGTCTTATGCGCTAATCCTCGATGTTCAGAGCCGGGATCTACTGATGGTGTGTCAACTCCTACACCAATTAAAGTCCTTGTTTCCGTCAACCATTTTGCAACATCTTCACTTATtcctgtttattatttaaaaaaatcaaattatattataatggtcacaattataatgaaatttcaaCACTAAAGTCAAACATTTTGTTTCTTACTGTTCGTcaagactacatatgtacataaatacatattcctATAATTGTAAATGCTTTAAAACTACTATGGAATGTGTACAtggtttgaaattatttatattgtaaaggaattttcaattcaatgcttgttgaatattcatatgtagtgttttattgataattttcaATTAGTCTATTTTAAATGGTATgcgattaattgaaaatatgtagcCGTGTTCATCGTTCAGATTGTCCACGTATTAGATCTCACCTGGGAAATTCAGATTGTTTCCGGTGGGTGAAGACGATCCCAAATACTTTGTTGGATTGCCATAATGCTGACTCCAACCAAATCTGAATACCACTGTGAAATTTCTACGTGGATCTCCGACGAACAGGTGATCCATATGATGCCGCTCGAGTACAAAGTCTGCATTTCCAGCCACCTTTGTGCTCAAGTCCACTATTATCACTAGAATGGAACAATCATATtattaagtatgtattatacatagatacattttaCGATTcagattatataataattacaggGCGTGATGAGATTATCGATTGGTATTTGACCAACGGTCCATTTATTCTGAGCAAAGTGTATGGGAGCATCCAAATGGGTTCCACCATGCTCGGCTGCACAAAACTCGTTTGCTGAATACCTGAAATATGAATTGAATAATTGATTTGGATATGCATTTCTTATACACTATATTGTGTTGTGAGTCATCTTTTAATTCGATTCtttgttgattttaaattattgattatGAATATAGCTCAAATAGGCAATACAACTTTTGCATCGATAATATGcatttcaatgtaatttataataaggCGATGGTCATATACAGATGAGTTATTGTTGTATTCGCCACATTCGTTGTTCATAATTCAATCAATATCCGAAAGAAGATATCTAGACAAAAAAAAAGTGAGATAAAACTATTACGAACCGAGTATATTGTCCATATCGGGTGAAATGACCTTTTCATGACTTTAAAAATCGCATATGTGTTCAAGAACCAGTCGCATAGACTTGAGCAATAATTTGTCGTTACGAGATGCAAATTTACTGCTTTTATTGCGCAAAGTTTCTGCAGCAATGTTGTGTGTGTCCATCGATTACTCACCATACGCCGTGAGGATTTTTCATGGCGACTTTCTTCGTGAACGAGAATTTTCTGCCTCCCGGCCAGTAAACGGTGTCATTGTCGAATGGATGTGATAGATCGACAAATTCGAATCCACCGCTGAACAGGAAGTCGTTGATCTTGACTGGATCGTGGCACTGAACGGCCGCACACAAACAAAACACTAAGAAGACGCAAAGCAAAGAGCGTCCAGCCATCTTGTCCGCCTGCTAACGACTGACCGAAAACGCaagaataattatatataaaatttttatttctttgaaaGTGGCATGGTACCATTTTGAGGTAAATCTTAAGTGGGAGTAAAGAATCGGAATACATGTATACAACCATTCTTTAAATGCTTATGATCAGAATTGTTTTTTAAGagttatgtacaattttttgtgtattatgtttgcTCTAACAAAATCTCAATGCCaagtaatattttttgtctgcaaataaaaatattaaatgtcatAAAACGGTTCAGTATACCACCAATTTCTAACATGAACTTCAAatcaattgtattattattaaactagTTTGTACCccatgaaatatcatcgcatgagtgttggcatattaagttattaaataataaaaaaatgtgtcggtcctgtgttcgatccgcatgcagtcaaatttttatgaaatacattttttaatatatttaatttaatatttatatttaattgtttaatatgaaaaaaaaggtgaaaactacctacctacatatctatatatacatatataaaaatgaatgtctgtgtatgtctcgaataggctcctaagccactgaagcgattacgatgtaactttcagaatttgttgtatgcatgtccaggaagattactgtaaaaaaaacgggaaaaaacgggaacggaaacgggaaaaacgggaaaaacgggatcgagtgtcattcgctattatttttaaatgttttcacgTCGCGACTAGGGTGTTCACTGCTtgcgttgttccgaaaaatgggaacgggaacgagaacgggaaagagaacgggaacgggaattgcatgcgttattgtggcattgcaacgcatgcagggttcagctagtaaacaatataaaataccaatagaaaaattaataatttaactaaattcattttcaatagatggcgctaaatgatcagagacttagcgccgtctattatcctagaggaaacatgggtagtaaacagtatatatagaagtttttttctttttttattatatttgtacgttttgttggcagtgttttagctgtgacgtacatatgtaggtcgaatcgaaacgactattatagtatggcgagcgttatcttacacagactcacagaatagcgatattatatatatgagtaagaATACAAGTAAAAAAGTGTACAGTAAGTATTGTAAAACAGgtgttttattgaatataatcaGTAAGTAATCATTTGAAGATTAAAAATATGACAGGCAGTTgttgaatatgtattttattatacgttTACATGTATGATTGCAAAATTGGTACAACTAATTTACTATTTATATCTAGCAAGTATGACATTGCTTGTACAATTGAAGAACAAAAGGATAATGAGAGGATGGTTACttgcattatatattttttttatcttaattgATTTCAATTGAGTTGTTTCTATGTAATATGTGGTGTAGTAAGGATAATAAGGATCTGAACGAATTCCAAACATTCGTATTAAGCGgaaatgtacatgtatatatgtatgtgtatatgaatcTTTTAAGAACACaagatattattttatcatgtttatTAAAGAAATTCTTGAACACAGACAGTTTAATAATCACATTATACATACAGTGGGGTTGCCATGTTGTTCAAtaggtacatactacatatatttacattgttaaATATTAGTTTAAGCTGTGTCTTAAATAGTGTTTGTGTGCCCTTATAAAAGTTTTACAACGGAGCAAAACTTTCAAAGGACGGCTAAATCTAAACTTAGAACATTAAAGTATCCCTGGAGACATTTTGAGAAACTGTTACCCACACCGACAGTTACCGAAACAGAATATGAAGTGAATTTACAATTTGTAcaattaagaaaaatatattatcgtatatattttttttcgctctgaaaatattcaacttatttgtacgtatgtatctgttacatattaaattcaattttatcaataaaatattgcaCTTTTAGaacattcaaaatattatttctatcaaattaataataatgctGTTTTTAATGTACACAAACATTCAAGATTTAGAAAATGCTtacattcaaaatacatattaactTACAAAATTCATTTCACACtatgaaatcatattaaattatcttacatTAACTTGATATTATTTTTGCTTATTGCATGTTAAATTATCACATTTACAAACTTCATCAGTGAAAAACTGTTAATATAATCCAGACGGGATGTCCGTCACTTTGCCTATTCCTATGAGTCCATTAGAAACGCCCCTTTGCACTGACATGGGAAGTTTTTTTCCTAGATCTTTACTTCCCAAGCCTCGATTTTGATTGACACTGGAATTTTCTCTTCCGCAATTTTGACCCGAATATAAACCAGCGTTAACATTACCTCTTTTCAACACGAATGAAGTGTTGCTACCGTTGTTGCCGGAGAGTTGTTCAAATGAACTGGAACTCAATCTAGAAGCTGGGAAGTACAAACGGTGAGAAGGATCCGAGAGTTGTCTACTATTTTCATATTCCTCATCATCTTCGTTGTTGTGTCTTGTATTATTTCTAGaattatttcttcttctattcaaACTACGTGATGCAGAAGAGTACTCCTTGCTCGGATCGTTGCTCGATTTTGTGTTATTCCAGTTATAATTCTTATTTTCTGAAGTTAAGACTATGTCGACCATTGAATCTAATCCTTCGTCGATTCTGTCTAGACTTTTCGTCATCTTTTTGGCTTCGATCAGTGCTGCATAGTCTTGCCGCTGTTTTGTTGATTGCTGAAGACGCTCATTTTTATAATCATCGGGCTCTTTGATGTAATACAATCCATCGTAGCTATCTCGTTCCACTTTAAGATCGTTGACGCTTACTATACCCACACTTTGTTCAGTCCTTTGAAACGAATCTGCCCTTTTCACGGCTTGTCGCCGACACTCTTCTCCGGATTTTACTCTTGCTCTCCGAAGCAGTTCGCGTTTCTCTGCCATCGCAGCTCTTTCTCTTGCGTCCATTATGGTATTTAGTAAAGATCTATTATTTGTCTTTATAAATACTTCCTGCTTGTTTGGACGTGGGAGGATTTGCGGTTGACACCTAGAAGCGCTGAGCAAGGAGTCTGATCCTTCATCGCTTGAATAATACTGTTGTTCTTCTTCGTAAGCCAAAGTTCTTTTGTCGTTGCAAATAACGCCTTGTTCTGCCACTGGAATAAAAAGATGAACAAGACTTTTCGATTTTCTAGGTGGTTGTGGGAGGAGTTTTGCTGGAATGATTTCTGATTCTGAATCAGCTTGATACGCTCCTTTTTGATAATTTGTACTGTCCGTTATAATTATCGTATGTTTCAAGCTCGTAATAGAATCTTTCTTTTCTAGATCCTTGTGATTTCTAGATTCTATCTCGTTTAGTGAGATATCAGTATCTGTCTTTTCATTGAACTGAGACGACTTCCCATCAGCCATCAACTTTTCTTTGGCGTATTGTTCCGATTCAGCGTCATTAACGATATTTCTCAACTCTTCTATAACTTCTTCGATTGTGGTCTCTTCTTCGTCGTCAGACATCTTCTTGGTTGTGTTTTCCGAGACGGGTTTATTGTTTAGATCTTTGGGCTTCGAACGCATCAATATCGTTTCGTTTTGAACATTGAAAACTTCATACACCATGGGCTCCCTCTGCATATCATCATCTGGACTAAGCGACCTTTCAGAAGAACTGATTCCTTCATCTTCAGGTGGAGAAGATTCATCTGAAATACAATTTTCTTTATTGAAACCACTTTAAAACTACTTATTTCAGTGTAAACCAacgtataatttatattatatgaaaaaata
This window contains:
- the RhoGDI gene encoding rho GDP-dissociation inhibitor is translated as MSNEKEVAVTPDDGEVEVDSTYKPPPEKSLSDIIAADPEDESLRKYKEALLGQAQQGLVIVEPSDPRKVIVKKLALCVQGRDDLELDLTGDINDLKKQVFTIKDGVQYKIRIDFIVQREIVHGLKYVQKIYRLGVPVDKMVHMVGSYPPKAEIQSYTTPPEDAPSGMISRGSYTVNSLFTDDDKNRHLQWEWAFEIKKDWKD
- the LOC143918951 gene encoding kynurenine formamidase-like → MAGRSLLCVFLVFCLCAAVQCHDPVKINDFLFSGGFEFVDLSHPFDNDTVYWPGGRKFSFTKKVAMKNPHGVWYSANEFCAAEHGGTHLDAPIHFAQNKWTVGQIPIDNLITPLIIVDLSTKVAGNADFVLERHHMDHLFVGDPRRNFTVVFRFGWSQHYGNPTKYLGSSSPTGNNLNFPGISEDVAKWLTETRTLIGVGVDTPSVDPGSEHRGLAHKTFAAKNIFMLENVNLEKTLPSSLCTIIVMPMKIQDGTGAPCRLTAICPRTDVHNFF
- the mwh gene encoding multiple wing hairs isoform X2 — its product is MSDRARSRISLDYSASVESDTTFQAELSESRSMAPNNRGGSGWGDDSAREKQRPPTYNPEDYALALRKWGKRSPGTSNPALTMTPGQLDSSSAPPSLSHSDKDYRNPCQSPGGEMSLRQFGSLSELLTKLRADLRLAFPSFVQEFISEPLDGVSLVVEALRSIQLSQTSPAPAPATSGALTQQPSGPVRLPPAQQRRALLDELACLQCLQSCCQRYQEAARRLVACPAGLYALAACIMSTVNKSRILALQLLTTACEVSSGGHAGVSEALSTLRLRYGEPCRFRFLAGMVQSGGGDLPAAGLRLLAALLRGAPSPRRRLYLQAELDQAGLDVTALRKAVSRNPSAEQVLMELSRYERQLIDVDGLSEKATEAEKEKDDMRIKLELLEKRVQILQEEKGILLSLEQCLKERCCELQDEVTSLRSEHGNSSRKKVIVGKQKTVKRENCISDESSPPEDEGISSSERSLSPDDDMQREPMVYEVFNVQNETILMRSKPKDLNNKPVSENTTKKMSDDEEETTIEEVIEELRNIVNDAESEQYAKEKLMADGKSSQFNEKTDTDISLNEIESRNHKDLEKKDSITSLKHTIIITDSTNYQKGAYQADSESEIIPAKLLPQPPRKSKSLVHLFIPVAEQGVICNDKRTLAYEEEQQYYSSDEGSDSLLSASRCQPQILPRPNKQEVFIKTNNRSLLNTIMDARERAAMAEKRELLRRARVKSGEECRRQAVKRADSFQRTEQSVGIVSVNDLKVERDSYDGLYYIKEPDDYKNERLQQSTKQRQDYAALIEAKKMTKSLDRIDEGLDSMVDIVLTSENKNYNWNNTKSSNDPSKEYSSASRSLNRRRNNSRNNTRHNNEDDEEYENSRQLSDPSHRLYFPASRLSSSSFEQLSGNNGSNTSFVLKRGNVNAGLYSGQNCGRENSSVNQNRGLGSKDLGKKLPMSVQRGVSNGLIGIGKVTDIPSGLY